The following are encoded together in the Syngnathus scovelli strain Florida chromosome 12, RoL_Ssco_1.2, whole genome shotgun sequence genome:
- the LOC125978109 gene encoding zinc finger protein 135 isoform X1: protein MRILYMSRKYSTATQTKPVGFSEIPKRGDCTSCWDRRARSLMMDDSEAQLTVSEADALGADFITVELDTQPIEYVVKWAEVGSKFTISCVKKDSDDPSELSSEQLKMETDEAFFAPYEEVYPCEVTEQSVEIKMESDDDDDDDEEQHQILVEVGGQPDGEADSDRGDLEPDERRYRCGYCGKCYSHASSLYRHQQTHAAKVVATPAPAAAKRALEPAQQDARYACQHCGMTFKGSRMLGSHLRLHGKRRIHPCNICGKEFNHSSSLSRHRLIHKKAKDGIAGHTAPARSAYRPSPKGKRAKRRRPPAGIMQAPGPDDKFYACPQCEMSFRSSAALSKHQVTHVKELLDSYAQPGKENLAESSSDLKIRLKLCSRDKPNFYTLCKKNRRRRRRPKQGLDEAQDEDEEDGAGAPEAHGCGLCGKRFSHTSSLARHQLSHQVVAAADGGQRAKTKTKTFTCAACNKTFMHSSSFSRHKKAHLGAAKRAILDETAPIESDSD from the exons ATGAGAATCCTCTATATGAGCAGGAAATATTCCACAGCCACCCAGACCAAGCCGGTCGGCTTCAGTGAAATCCCTAAACGAGGCGATTGTACGAG CTGCTGGGATCGCAGGGCTCGCAGCCTGATGATGGATGACTCCGAAGCACAGCTGACCGTGTCGGAGGCGGATGCTCTGGGCGCAGACTTCATCACGGTGGAGTTGGACACGCAGCCCATCGAGTACGTGGTCAAGTGGGCTGAGGTGGGCTCCAAGTTCACCATCTCGTGCGTCAAGAAGGACTCGGACGACCCGTCGGAGCTGAGCAGCGAGCAGCTCAAGATGGAGACGGATGAGGCCTTTTTCGCGCCCTACGAGGAGGTGTACCCCTGTGAGGTGACTGAGCAAAGCGTGGAGATTAAGATGGAGtcagacgacgacgacgatgatgatgaggagcAGCACCAGATCCTGGTAGAGGTGGGCGGCCAGCCAGACGGTGAGGCCGACTCGGACCGTGGTGACCTAGAACCCGACGAGCGGCGCTATCGCTGCGGCTACTGCGGCAAGTGCTACAGCCATGCCTCCAGCCTGTACCGCCATCAACAGACGCACGCTGCCAAGGTGGTCGCCACGCCGGCGCCCGCCGCCGCCAAGCGTGCCCTGGAGCCTGCACAGCAGGATGCGCGATACGCCTGCCAGCACTGCGGCATGACTTTCAAGGGCAGCAG GATGCTGGGGAGTCACCTGCGGCTGCATGGCAAGAGGCGCATCCACCCGTGCAACATTTGCGGCAAGGAGTTCAACCACAGCTCCAGCTTGTCGCGACACCGCCTAATCCACAAGAAGGCCAAGGACGGCATCGCCGGCCACACTGCGCCCGCCCGCTCGGCCTACCGCCCCTCGCCCAAGGGGAAAAGGGCCAAGCGGCGGAGGCCGCCGGCGGGCATCATGCAGGCGCCAGGCCCAGATGACAAGTTCTACGCCTGCCCGCAGTGCGAGATGAGCTTTCGCAGCTCCGCCGCACTCTCCAAGCATCAG GTGACTCACGTGAAGGAGCTTCTGGACAGCTACGCGCAGCCCGGCAAGGAGAACCTGGCTGAGAGCTCATCCGACCTAAAGATCCGGCTCAAGCTGTGCTCCCGCGACAAGCCCAACTTCTACACGCTCTGCAAGAAgaaccggcggcggcggcggcgccccaAACAAGGCCTCGACGAGGCTCAGGACGAGGACGAGGAAGATGGCGCTGGTGCCCCGGAGGCTCACGGCTGTGGCCTTTGCGGCAAACGCTTCAGCCACACCTCCAGCTTGGCGCGTCATCAGCTGAGCCAccaggtggtggcggcggcggacggCGGCCAGCGCGCCAAGACCAAGACCAAGACCTTCACCTGCGCCGCCTGCAACAAGACCTTCATGCACTCGTCCAGTTTCTCTCGCCACAAGAAGGCGCACCTGGGCGCTGCCAAGAGGGCCATCTTGGACGAGACGGCGCCCATCGAGTCCGACTCCGACTGA
- the LOC125978109 gene encoding zinc finger protein 135 isoform X2, which yields MMDDSEAQLTVSEADALGADFITVELDTQPIEYVVKWAEVGSKFTISCVKKDSDDPSELSSEQLKMETDEAFFAPYEEVYPCEVTEQSVEIKMESDDDDDDDEEQHQILVEVGGQPDGEADSDRGDLEPDERRYRCGYCGKCYSHASSLYRHQQTHAAKVVATPAPAAAKRALEPAQQDARYACQHCGMTFKGSRMLGSHLRLHGKRRIHPCNICGKEFNHSSSLSRHRLIHKKAKDGIAGHTAPARSAYRPSPKGKRAKRRRPPAGIMQAPGPDDKFYACPQCEMSFRSSAALSKHQVTHVKELLDSYAQPGKENLAESSSDLKIRLKLCSRDKPNFYTLCKKNRRRRRRPKQGLDEAQDEDEEDGAGAPEAHGCGLCGKRFSHTSSLARHQLSHQVVAAADGGQRAKTKTKTFTCAACNKTFMHSSSFSRHKKAHLGAAKRAILDETAPIESDSD from the exons ATGATGGATGACTCCGAAGCACAGCTGACCGTGTCGGAGGCGGATGCTCTGGGCGCAGACTTCATCACGGTGGAGTTGGACACGCAGCCCATCGAGTACGTGGTCAAGTGGGCTGAGGTGGGCTCCAAGTTCACCATCTCGTGCGTCAAGAAGGACTCGGACGACCCGTCGGAGCTGAGCAGCGAGCAGCTCAAGATGGAGACGGATGAGGCCTTTTTCGCGCCCTACGAGGAGGTGTACCCCTGTGAGGTGACTGAGCAAAGCGTGGAGATTAAGATGGAGtcagacgacgacgacgatgatgatgaggagcAGCACCAGATCCTGGTAGAGGTGGGCGGCCAGCCAGACGGTGAGGCCGACTCGGACCGTGGTGACCTAGAACCCGACGAGCGGCGCTATCGCTGCGGCTACTGCGGCAAGTGCTACAGCCATGCCTCCAGCCTGTACCGCCATCAACAGACGCACGCTGCCAAGGTGGTCGCCACGCCGGCGCCCGCCGCCGCCAAGCGTGCCCTGGAGCCTGCACAGCAGGATGCGCGATACGCCTGCCAGCACTGCGGCATGACTTTCAAGGGCAGCAG GATGCTGGGGAGTCACCTGCGGCTGCATGGCAAGAGGCGCATCCACCCGTGCAACATTTGCGGCAAGGAGTTCAACCACAGCTCCAGCTTGTCGCGACACCGCCTAATCCACAAGAAGGCCAAGGACGGCATCGCCGGCCACACTGCGCCCGCCCGCTCGGCCTACCGCCCCTCGCCCAAGGGGAAAAGGGCCAAGCGGCGGAGGCCGCCGGCGGGCATCATGCAGGCGCCAGGCCCAGATGACAAGTTCTACGCCTGCCCGCAGTGCGAGATGAGCTTTCGCAGCTCCGCCGCACTCTCCAAGCATCAG GTGACTCACGTGAAGGAGCTTCTGGACAGCTACGCGCAGCCCGGCAAGGAGAACCTGGCTGAGAGCTCATCCGACCTAAAGATCCGGCTCAAGCTGTGCTCCCGCGACAAGCCCAACTTCTACACGCTCTGCAAGAAgaaccggcggcggcggcggcgccccaAACAAGGCCTCGACGAGGCTCAGGACGAGGACGAGGAAGATGGCGCTGGTGCCCCGGAGGCTCACGGCTGTGGCCTTTGCGGCAAACGCTTCAGCCACACCTCCAGCTTGGCGCGTCATCAGCTGAGCCAccaggtggtggcggcggcggacggCGGCCAGCGCGCCAAGACCAAGACCAAGACCTTCACCTGCGCCGCCTGCAACAAGACCTTCATGCACTCGTCCAGTTTCTCTCGCCACAAGAAGGCGCACCTGGGCGCTGCCAAGAGGGCCATCTTGGACGAGACGGCGCCCATCGAGTCCGACTCCGACTGA